The following proteins are encoded in a genomic region of Aliiroseovarius sp. F47248L:
- the recQ gene encoding DNA helicase RecQ has protein sequence MPRDLDLLKSVFGFDEFRPGQAEIVDAVSRGENTLAIMPTGGGKSLCYQLPALLREGVTVVISPLIALMRDQVRGLQAAGVNAGALTSGNTQEETDAVFEALAQGALKLLYMAPERLASGGTLNLLRNAGVTLIAVDEAHCVSQWGHDFRPDYLRIGELRRALNVPLAAFTATADEETRVEIIQKLFDDATPRSFLHGFDRPNIHLAFAAKDIPRTQILNFAAARKGQSGIVYSATRARTETLAKALQDAGHPAVHYHGGMDADDRREVERKFQQEDGLIVVATVAFGMGVDKPDIRWVAHSDLPKSIESYYQEIGRAGRDGAPADTLTLFGADDIRLRRSQIDEGLAPPERRAADHGRLNALLGLAEAHGCRRKQLLAYFGEDTTPCGNCDLCSTPPDLFDGTVDVMKALSAILRTGEYFGSGHLIDILRGNVTDRIRDRGHDGLPTFGVGKDHDKRLWQAIFRQMLGLDLVRPDPERHGALRITEKAHPVLRGKAQVELRRDTLKSGNRRPAAKMMVAEEDAPLLSALKAKRRALAEAARVPAYVVFNDRTLIEMAEKRPVDLDEMARIGGVGAKKLESYGRAFLEVINGDTPDLHPHRRKLAGRAAGGLFDQLQVVATDLARGEDGTGKHLSVTATTLRQIAERKPTTISGLGRIQGMGDQKVERFGAAFIDVLTEGK, from the coding sequence ATGCCCCGTGATCTGGACCTTCTGAAATCCGTTTTCGGTTTCGATGAATTTCGCCCCGGACAGGCCGAGATTGTCGACGCCGTTTCGCGTGGCGAAAACACCTTGGCCATCATGCCGACCGGCGGCGGCAAGTCGCTGTGCTATCAATTGCCCGCCTTGCTTCGTGAGGGTGTTACTGTCGTGATTTCCCCGCTGATTGCCCTGATGCGCGATCAGGTGCGCGGGCTTCAGGCGGCGGGTGTGAATGCTGGTGCGCTGACCTCGGGCAATACGCAGGAGGAAACCGACGCGGTGTTCGAGGCGCTGGCGCAGGGTGCGCTCAAGCTACTTTACATGGCGCCGGAACGGTTGGCATCTGGTGGCACGTTGAACCTGTTGCGCAACGCAGGCGTGACCTTGATCGCTGTGGACGAGGCGCATTGCGTCAGCCAATGGGGCCATGATTTCCGCCCGGACTACCTCAGGATCGGAGAGCTGCGGCGCGCCCTGAATGTGCCCCTTGCTGCCTTCACCGCGACGGCAGACGAAGAAACCCGCGTCGAAATCATCCAAAAACTGTTTGACGATGCGACGCCACGCAGCTTTCTGCATGGCTTCGACCGCCCCAACATCCACCTTGCCTTCGCCGCCAAGGACATCCCCCGCACTCAGATTCTGAACTTCGCTGCGGCCCGCAAAGGGCAGTCGGGTATCGTCTATTCTGCCACCCGCGCCCGAACCGAAACGCTGGCTAAGGCGCTGCAAGACGCAGGCCACCCCGCGGTTCATTATCACGGCGGCATGGACGCCGATGACCGGCGCGAGGTCGAGCGCAAGTTTCAGCAAGAGGACGGGTTGATCGTTGTCGCGACAGTCGCCTTCGGCATGGGCGTCGACAAACCCGATATTCGTTGGGTTGCCCATTCCGACCTGCCTAAATCGATCGAGTCATATTACCAGGAAATCGGTCGCGCCGGTCGGGACGGTGCGCCCGCCGATACCCTGACCCTGTTTGGTGCGGATGATATTCGGTTGCGGCGGTCACAGATCGACGAAGGTCTGGCCCCGCCCGAACGGCGCGCGGCCGATCACGGCCGCCTGAATGCCCTTTTGGGTCTGGCTGAAGCGCATGGATGCCGCCGCAAACAGCTTCTGGCATATTTCGGTGAAGACACCACACCGTGCGGAAACTGCGATCTGTGTTCGACGCCGCCAGACCTGTTTGACGGCACCGTGGATGTCATGAAGGCGCTGTCGGCCATATTGCGTACTGGTGAGTATTTTGGCTCGGGCCATCTGATAGATATCTTGCGTGGCAATGTTACGGATCGTATTCGTGACAGAGGTCATGACGGTCTGCCAACATTCGGCGTTGGAAAGGATCACGACAAGCGCCTGTGGCAGGCGATTTTCCGACAGATGCTGGGGCTGGATCTGGTGCGGCCTGACCCAGAGCGTCACGGTGCGCTGCGGATCACCGAAAAGGCTCACCCGGTGTTGCGGGGCAAAGCGCAGGTCGAACTGCGGCGTGACACGCTGAAATCAGGGAACCGCCGGCCAGCGGCAAAAATGATGGTTGCGGAGGAGGACGCCCCGCTTTTGTCTGCCTTAAAGGCAAAGCGTCGCGCCCTTGCTGAAGCTGCTCGCGTCCCTGCCTATGTCGTATTCAATGACCGCACACTGATCGAGATGGCCGAAAAACGGCCCGTGGATCTGGATGAAATGGCGCGCATCGGCGGTGTCGGTGCCAAGAAGCTGGAAAGCTATGGTCGTGCGTTTCTTGAGGTGATCAATGGCGATACGCCTGATCTTCATCCGCACCGGCGCAAGCTGGCGGGGCGCGCAGCTGGGGGTCTGTTCGACCAGTTGCAAGTCGTCGCGACTGATCTGGCACGGGGAGAGGACGGCACCGGAAAACATCTGAGTGTAACCGCCACCACTTTGCGCCAAATTGCCGAACGCAAGCCGACGACGATCAGTGGTCTGGGCCGCATTCAAGGGATGGGTGACCAGAAGGTCGAGCGATTTGGCGCTGCTTTTATCGACGTGCTGACGGAAGGGAAATGA
- a CDS encoding ribonuclease T2 gives MRQVLIGGILWLVSAFAVWADGEQAGDFDYYVLSLSWSPNWCAVEGDARGSEQCDPDRDLGWVVHGLWPQFEQGWPSYCRTSARAPSRSLTNAQADIFGTGGAAWYQWKKHGVCAGYEAAEYYDLARRAYDMVNRPAVLRKLTDPVRLPASVVEEAFLQANPDWHPDMLTITCKGDRIQEARLCLTKDLEPRVCARDVRTDCRAGKALLEPVR, from the coding sequence ATGCGACAGGTTCTAATCGGTGGCATTCTCTGGCTGGTTTCGGCGTTCGCAGTATGGGCGGATGGCGAGCAGGCCGGCGACTTTGATTATTACGTCTTGTCGCTCAGTTGGTCGCCCAACTGGTGCGCTGTCGAAGGCGATGCGCGCGGATCCGAACAGTGCGACCCCGACCGCGATCTGGGTTGGGTTGTGCATGGGCTGTGGCCGCAATTTGAGCAAGGCTGGCCAAGCTATTGCCGCACATCCGCACGCGCGCCGTCCCGCAGCCTGACCAACGCGCAGGCGGACATTTTCGGTACCGGCGGAGCTGCGTGGTATCAGTGGAAAAAACATGGAGTCTGCGCCGGGTATGAGGCTGCAGAATACTACGACCTGGCCCGGCGAGCGTATGACATGGTGAACCGCCCCGCGGTGCTGCGCAAACTGACGGATCCCGTTCGCCTGCCCGCGTCCGTGGTGGAGGAAGCTTTCCTGCAAGCCAACCCTGACTGGCACCCCGACATGCTGACTATCACCTGCAAGGGCGACCGCATTCAAGAGGCGCGCCTGTGCCTGACGAAGGATCTTGAGCCAAGAGTATGCGCGCGGGATGTTCGCACGGATTGCCGGGCGGGGAAGGCGTTGCTGGAGCCGGTGCGGTAG
- a CDS encoding ornithine cyclodeaminase, with product MTPAMIPFEAEAHLDWRALTDALLAGHTRPKAEIGDTFLYRGEDTMLTRSAWIDGLGIAVKTANIMPGNPARGEPMIHGAVNLYDDVTGLLDAIVDFHLVTKWKTAGDSVLGARLLARPDSKVILIVGAGTVGSNLRDAYGALFPDARFLIWNRSPEGAQKFADECDKTEIVASLEDGLAQADIITSATMTINPLIKGDWLQPGQHLDLIGAYRPDMREADDTALTRARLFVDSRETVLDHIGEFKDPLARGVIVRDDVQGDLYDHKDGVFDRQLDDITLYKNGGGAHLDLMTSRYILDAWRAEQ from the coding sequence GTGACACCCGCCATGATCCCCTTCGAGGCCGAAGCCCATCTGGATTGGCGCGCACTGACCGACGCGCTGCTTGCAGGTCACACCCGCCCCAAAGCCGAAATCGGCGACACGTTCCTGTATCGTGGCGAAGATACGATGCTGACCCGTTCGGCATGGATCGACGGGCTGGGGATTGCGGTGAAGACTGCTAACATCATGCCCGGCAACCCCGCGCGGGGCGAGCCGATGATCCACGGGGCAGTGAACCTTTATGACGATGTCACCGGGTTGCTGGATGCAATTGTTGATTTCCATTTGGTCACCAAATGGAAGACCGCCGGTGATAGTGTGCTGGGCGCGCGACTGCTGGCGCGGCCCGACAGCAAGGTGATCCTGATCGTTGGCGCGGGCACTGTCGGGAGCAACCTGCGTGACGCCTATGGCGCGCTGTTTCCCGATGCTCGGTTCCTGATTTGGAATCGCAGCCCCGAAGGCGCACAGAAGTTTGCAGATGAATGCGACAAGACCGAAATTGTCGCTTCGCTTGAGGACGGCTTGGCACAAGCGGACATCATCACTTCAGCAACCATGACCATTAATCCGCTTATCAAGGGCGACTGGTTGCAACCGGGGCAGCATCTGGACCTGATCGGCGCCTATCGACCGGACATGCGCGAAGCCGATGACACGGCTTTGACCCGGGCGCGCCTGTTTGTGGATAGCCGTGAAACTGTGTTGGACCATATTGGTGAATTCAAGGACCCGCTGGCGCGTGGCGTAATTGTGCGGGATGACGTGCAGGGCGATCTTTACGACCACAAGGACGGCGTGTTCGACCGCCAACTCGACGATATCACGCTTTATAAGAACGGCGGCGGGGCACATCTGGATCTTATGACCAGCCGATACATTCTGGATGCGTGGCGCGCGGAGCAATAG
- a CDS encoding NAD(P)H-quinone oxidoreductase, producing the protein MTDTMRAIEITEPGGPEVLQLSEQPIPTPGPGDILIRVAFAGVNRPDALQRAGSYAPPPTASPLPGLETSGEVVAVGEGVTQWAVGDKVCALLPGGGYAEYVTTPAAHALRVPDGMGMKEAACLPETFFTVWSNVFMRGGLQAGERFLVHGGSSGIGTTAIQLANAFGARVFTTAGTNEKCAVCRDLGAERAINYKTEDFVEVMKVEGGPNLILDMVGGDYIARNIKCLATEGRMVHIAFLSGPKAEVNFAMIMAKRLTITGSTLRPQSDLAKARIAKELADKVWPLLDAGRVDPVMDQTFLLEDAAKAHARMETSQHIGKIVLEVGA; encoded by the coding sequence ATGACTGACACCATGCGCGCAATCGAGATCACGGAACCCGGTGGGCCCGAGGTTCTGCAACTGTCTGAACAGCCGATCCCGACACCCGGCCCCGGTGACATACTGATCCGTGTGGCCTTTGCGGGCGTCAACCGCCCGGATGCGCTACAACGGGCAGGATCATACGCACCGCCCCCAACCGCCAGCCCCCTACCCGGCCTTGAAACTTCGGGCGAGGTTGTGGCGGTAGGCGAAGGCGTGACCCAATGGGCCGTGGGCGACAAGGTCTGCGCGCTTCTGCCCGGTGGCGGCTACGCCGAGTACGTGACAACGCCCGCCGCCCACGCCCTGCGCGTACCCGACGGTATGGGCATGAAAGAGGCCGCTTGCCTGCCGGAAACCTTCTTCACCGTCTGGTCCAACGTCTTCATGCGCGGCGGGCTGCAAGCGGGCGAGCGTTTCCTTGTGCATGGCGGCAGTTCCGGTATCGGCACAACCGCAATCCAACTGGCCAACGCATTCGGTGCGCGGGTGTTTACCACGGCTGGAACGAATGAAAAATGCGCTGTCTGCCGTGATCTGGGGGCCGAGCGCGCCATCAACTACAAGACCGAAGATTTCGTTGAGGTGATGAAGGTTGAGGGCGGCCCGAACCTGATCCTCGACATGGTGGGCGGCGACTATATCGCGCGCAACATCAAGTGCCTGGCCACCGAGGGCCGCATGGTCCACATCGCCTTCCTGTCCGGCCCCAAGGCCGAGGTCAACTTCGCCATGATCATGGCCAAACGCCTGACAATCACCGGCTCAACCCTGCGCCCGCAATCCGACCTTGCCAAAGCCCGCATTGCCAAGGAACTGGCCGACAAGGTCTGGCCCCTGCTGGATGCCGGCCGCGTCGACCCGGTGATGGACCAGACCTTCCTGCTGGAGGACGCCGCGAAGGCACATGCAAGGATGGAGACCAGCCAGCATATCGGGAAGATTGTGTTGGAGGTTGGGGCTTAG
- a CDS encoding COQ9 family protein encodes MTDKDRLLDAAIAHVPFDGWSDATLIASAQDCDMTEAEARSIFPRGALDLALAYHRKGDADMAARLKAADLDGMRFRDRIAAGVRYRLEVADKELVRKGMAFFAFPQNAGDGAAALWQTCGLIWETLGDKSTDLNWYTKRATLSAVYSSVVLFWLGDESEGNEATWAFLDRRIDDVMQIEKIKGQARDSALYKAFMSGPGKILDSIKAPGGPNPNYPGRWEPEDTGAKND; translated from the coding sequence ATGACCGACAAAGACCGATTGCTTGACGCAGCCATCGCCCATGTCCCCTTTGATGGGTGGAGCGATGCCACCCTGATCGCATCCGCACAGGATTGCGACATGACTGAGGCCGAAGCCCGCTCGATTTTTCCGCGCGGCGCGCTGGATCTGGCGCTGGCGTATCACCGCAAAGGGGATGCCGACATGGCGGCCCGTCTGAAAGCCGCCGACCTGGATGGTATGCGGTTTCGCGACCGAATCGCGGCCGGTGTGCGCTATCGGTTAGAGGTTGCCGATAAGGAGCTTGTACGCAAAGGCATGGCGTTCTTTGCCTTTCCTCAAAATGCAGGCGACGGTGCTGCCGCGCTTTGGCAGACTTGCGGCTTGATCTGGGAAACCTTGGGCGACAAATCGACCGACCTGAACTGGTACACGAAACGCGCCACGCTGTCGGCGGTCTATTCATCCGTCGTGTTGTTCTGGCTGGGCGATGAAAGCGAAGGGAACGAGGCCACTTGGGCCTTTCTGGATCGCCGCATTGACGATGTGATGCAGATTGAGAAGATCAAGGGCCAAGCCCGCGACAGCGCGCTTTACAAGGCGTTCATGTCCGGGCCGGGTAAGATACTGGACTCGATCAAGGCGCCGGGGGGACCCAATCCGAATTACCCGGGACGTTGGGAACCGGAAGACACAGGGGCAAAGAATGACTGA
- the yaaA gene encoding peroxide stress protein YaaA, whose translation MLVVVSPAKRLDEKPAKRTDGTRPVFQDRAEVLAGTARKLSSKDLERLMHISPALGALNVERFTAFGSGTGEKPAIELFAGDTYSGLDAASLDDDELRYAQEHLCILSGLYGLLRPKDQIAPHRLEMGTRMKNQKGKNLYEFWADNIANELNQRAEDTSSDILVNCASVEYFSAVDRDVLGLRVITPQFLEMKSGKPKVVSFFAKKARGSMARFIVQNRVRDAETLKHFDLGGYKYQPDISEGDTLVFLRDET comes from the coding sequence ATGTTGGTTGTCGTGTCGCCAGCCAAACGGCTGGACGAAAAACCTGCAAAAAGGACAGACGGGACACGTCCTGTTTTTCAGGATAGGGCAGAGGTTCTTGCCGGGACAGCGCGCAAGCTGTCGAGCAAGGATCTGGAGCGCCTAATGCACATCTCACCCGCGTTGGGCGCACTGAATGTCGAGAGGTTCACAGCCTTTGGCAGCGGGACGGGCGAAAAGCCCGCGATCGAGTTGTTCGCAGGCGATACCTATTCTGGGTTGGATGCGGCCAGCCTTGACGACGATGAACTGCGTTATGCGCAGGAACACTTGTGCATTCTGTCGGGACTTTACGGCCTGTTGCGTCCTAAGGATCAGATAGCTCCGCACCGGCTAGAGATGGGCACGCGGATGAAAAACCAGAAAGGCAAAAACCTTTATGAGTTTTGGGCTGACAATATCGCAAACGAACTGAACCAGCGAGCGGAGGACACATCCAGCGATATCCTCGTCAACTGCGCCTCGGTCGAGTATTTCTCAGCGGTTGATCGGGACGTGCTTGGTTTGCGGGTCATCACACCGCAGTTTCTGGAGATGAAATCGGGCAAACCCAAAGTGGTCAGCTTCTTCGCCAAGAAGGCACGCGGATCCATGGCACGGTTCATTGTGCAAAACCGTGTGCGTGACGCTGAAACCCTGAAACACTTTGATCTGGGTGGATACAAATATCAGCCCGACATCAGTGAAGGCGACACATTGGTCTTTTTGCGTGACGAAACCTAG
- a CDS encoding YggT family protein, producing the protein MQSLFQILMLIVDIAWFILIAHIVMSWLINFQVLNLRQHIVAQVWYGLNRLLEPVYSRIRTFLPQMGGLDFAPLVALIALYAIRIILINNASAFY; encoded by the coding sequence ATGCAGTCGCTGTTTCAAATCCTGATGCTGATCGTGGATATCGCCTGGTTTATCCTGATCGCGCATATCGTGATGTCGTGGCTGATTAATTTTCAGGTGCTGAACCTGCGGCAACATATTGTGGCACAAGTCTGGTACGGGCTGAACCGGCTGCTGGAACCTGTCTATTCCCGTATTCGGACCTTCCTGCCGCAGATGGGCGGATTGGACTTTGCACCATTGGTTGCCCTGATCGCACTTTATGCGATCCGGATCATTCTGATCAACAACGCGTCGGCATTTTACTAA
- the rpsU gene encoding 30S ribosomal protein S21, with amino-acid sequence MQVSVRDNNVDQALRALKKKLQREGVFREMKLRQHFEKPSEKKAREKAEAIRRQRKLARKKAQREGMM; translated from the coding sequence ATGCAGGTTTCGGTACGCGATAACAACGTAGACCAAGCGCTTCGTGCGCTGAAGAAGAAACTTCAGCGTGAAGGTGTCTTCCGCGAAATGAAGCTTCGGCAACATTTCGAGAAGCCCTCCGAGAAAAAAGCGCGCGAGAAGGCGGAAGCTATTCGCCGTCAGCGTAAGCTGGCTCGGAAGAAAGCACAACGCGAAGGTATGATGTAA
- a CDS encoding cell cycle transcriptional regulator TrcR, producing the protein MSKLIMAKATAVWLVDNTTISFKQIADFCGLHELEVQGIADGDVATGVKGFDPVANNQLDASEIEKAEKDPLHKLKQKFYAAASGEEKRRGPRYTPLSKRQDRPNSILWLVKFHPELADSQISKLVGTTKPTIQSIRERTHWNIQNMEPIDPVALGLCKQSELDLAVQKAAAKKAKEGGVMSDDERRKLVSTEQSLGMDPEPKIPSAIEGLETFTLSGAPDDEKEDALPDADSFFNLPDNDDDDDDDDKK; encoded by the coding sequence ATGAGCAAACTGATCATGGCAAAGGCTACCGCCGTTTGGCTGGTGGACAACACGACGATCAGCTTCAAGCAGATCGCCGATTTCTGTGGCCTGCACGAGCTGGAAGTTCAGGGCATTGCTGATGGCGATGTGGCGACCGGCGTTAAAGGGTTCGATCCGGTGGCAAATAACCAACTGGACGCAAGCGAAATCGAGAAGGCCGAGAAAGACCCGCTGCACAAGCTGAAGCAGAAGTTTTATGCGGCAGCGTCGGGCGAAGAAAAGCGCCGCGGCCCGCGTTATACTCCGCTGTCCAAGCGTCAGGACCGTCCGAATTCGATCTTGTGGCTGGTAAAGTTCCACCCGGAACTGGCCGATAGCCAAATCTCGAAACTGGTGGGTACCACCAAGCCAACCATTCAGTCTATCCGCGAGCGCACCCACTGGAATATCCAGAATATGGAACCGATTGACCCAGTGGCCTTGGGCCTCTGCAAGCAAAGCGAACTGGACTTGGCGGTGCAGAAAGCCGCTGCCAAAAAGGCGAAGGAAGGCGGCGTGATGTCTGATGACGAGCGTCGCAAGCTGGTGTCGACCGAGCAAAGCCTTGGAATGGACCCAGAGCCCAAGATTCCCAGCGCCATCGAGGGGCTTGAGACGTTCACGCTGTCTGGCGCACCCGATGATGAGAAAGAAGACGCATTGCCCGATGCGGACAGCTTCTTCAATTTGCCGGACAATGATGACGATGACGACGACGACGACAAAAAATGA
- a CDS encoding HAD family phosphatase yields the protein MIKDTASPQTIGAVVFDIGNVLIRWQPEDLYDQWIGRERRLQMFESLDLHAMNDLVDRGGAFRQTIYDFAKANPEYREEIRWWHDRWLDMAQPAIDLSVQTLRALKRRGYPVFALSNFGREPFVLAKEKFGFLSEFDRRYLSGHMGVAKPDAQIYGMLEADCGHTPQALLFVDDRAENIATADARGWQTHHFTSARKWADHLIARELIEEADL from the coding sequence ATGATCAAAGATACTGCATCCCCCCAGACCATAGGTGCCGTCGTGTTCGACATCGGAAACGTGTTGATCCGCTGGCAACCAGAAGACCTATATGACCAGTGGATCGGACGTGAGCGCCGTCTACAGATGTTTGAAAGTCTTGATCTGCATGCGATGAATGATCTGGTTGATCGTGGCGGGGCATTTCGACAGACCATCTATGATTTCGCCAAAGCAAACCCCGAATATCGTGAGGAAATCCGTTGGTGGCATGACCGTTGGCTTGACATGGCACAGCCTGCCATCGACCTGTCGGTGCAGACCCTGCGCGCGCTGAAGCGGCGCGGATATCCCGTTTTTGCGCTGTCGAATTTCGGCCGCGAGCCCTTCGTGCTGGCCAAAGAGAAGTTCGGATTCCTGTCAGAGTTCGACCGCCGCTATCTGTCGGGGCATATGGGCGTGGCAAAACCCGATGCGCAGATTTACGGCATGCTGGAAGCTGATTGCGGGCATACCCCGCAAGCGTTGCTGTTCGTCGATGACCGGGCCGAGAACATTGCCACCGCAGATGCGCGCGGCTGGCAGACACATCACTTTACCTCGGCCCGAAAATGGGCTGATCACCTGATCGCGCGTGAACTGATAGAAGAGGCCGACCTGTGA
- a CDS encoding ATP-binding protein has protein sequence MKIEDILAQERRARMAAERLLAQKQAELTNANRVLSQHALSLSDEIIETRVAVEEIKGENSQVRADLEKANEEVVIAKRRLWDSLETIEDGFAVFDQSDRMIAANSAYLEPFDGLSCVVPGIPYTEILHIATDEGIVDIGDMRPLAWRDMMLARWRAPSRDPVVLRLWDGTHIKMVDRRSRDGDMVSLGLNITETIKYQAELRDARHRAEAANRAKSTFLANMSHEIRTPMNGVVSMAEIMAEGDLDDEQRLYVDTIRQSGEALLTIINDVLDYSKIEAAKLTLQLEEFDLERVILDVVTLLQPAVQEKGIRLIVDFDLFMPSKFVGDVVRIRQILTNLIGNAVKFTSEGHVLVRAVGLPLSDSETQQVHVTVEDSGIGIPEDMQGHIFGEFNQVDTERNRKFEGTGLGLAITSQLVELMGGEIWVDSQEGVGSCFGFHIALPVIETTEPPQLSRNAGWVVIAMEDRLNRVVLEKRFEATGLRTKLYDPLSPSKASVQGAALILVDEQSAKAHTQDGIPFVQMLRAQNPTAPIIFLTAPNSTTVKQSNNIASATRVLQLPLTRNTVFEIINQIGSRPTDPVPLVAKVGNDTPLLLTALERSDLRRMRVLAAEDNKTNQLVFTKLLKDLDIDLHFVGNGIEAVEAFLRLQPDIIFMDISMPEVDGKEATRRIRMLEQDQGLPRTRVVALTAHALTGDDRDILAHGLDQHLTKPLKKPEILHEILTHCPDDARCPLPGSCC, from the coding sequence ATGAAAATCGAAGATATTCTTGCACAGGAACGGCGCGCCAGAATGGCCGCTGAACGTCTTCTAGCGCAGAAACAGGCAGAGCTGACAAATGCGAATCGCGTTCTTTCACAACACGCGTTGAGTTTGTCGGACGAGATCATCGAAACACGCGTCGCGGTCGAAGAGATCAAGGGCGAGAACTCACAGGTTCGCGCAGATCTCGAGAAAGCCAATGAAGAAGTGGTGATCGCGAAGCGGCGGTTGTGGGATTCGCTGGAAACCATCGAAGATGGGTTTGCCGTTTTTGATCAATCGGACAGGATGATTGCCGCCAACAGCGCCTATCTAGAACCGTTTGACGGGTTAAGCTGCGTGGTCCCCGGCATCCCTTATACCGAGATATTGCATATCGCGACCGATGAGGGGATTGTCGACATCGGCGATATGCGACCTCTTGCCTGGCGCGACATGATGCTGGCCCGATGGCGTGCTCCGTCACGCGATCCTGTTGTTTTGCGCCTGTGGGACGGAACCCATATCAAAATGGTCGACCGACGCTCGCGCGATGGCGATATGGTCAGCCTGGGCCTTAACATTACCGAGACGATTAAATATCAAGCCGAATTGAGAGATGCGCGCCACCGGGCAGAGGCGGCCAACCGTGCGAAATCAACCTTTCTTGCCAATATGAGCCATGAGATTCGCACACCGATGAACGGTGTGGTTTCGATGGCAGAGATCATGGCCGAAGGCGACTTGGATGACGAACAGCGCCTGTATGTAGACACAATCCGCCAATCAGGCGAAGCGTTACTGACCATCATCAATGACGTGCTCGATTATTCGAAGATCGAAGCCGCCAAACTGACATTGCAACTTGAAGAATTTGATCTGGAGCGTGTGATTCTGGACGTCGTGACACTGTTGCAGCCTGCGGTGCAGGAAAAAGGCATTCGGTTGATCGTGGATTTTGATTTGTTCATGCCGTCAAAATTCGTTGGTGACGTCGTGCGGATACGTCAGATTCTGACAAACTTGATCGGAAACGCCGTCAAATTTACTTCCGAAGGGCATGTATTGGTACGCGCCGTTGGGCTACCGTTAAGTGATAGCGAAACACAACAGGTTCACGTCACGGTCGAAGACAGCGGCATAGGTATTCCCGAAGACATGCAAGGCCATATCTTTGGCGAGTTCAACCAGGTCGACACGGAACGCAATCGTAAGTTTGAGGGGACAGGACTTGGCCTTGCCATCACTTCTCAGTTGGTAGAACTGATGGGCGGTGAAATCTGGGTCGACAGTCAGGAAGGTGTCGGGTCATGCTTCGGATTTCACATAGCGCTTCCTGTCATAGAAACCACCGAGCCACCACAGCTATCCCGAAACGCCGGATGGGTGGTCATAGCGATGGAAGACCGCCTGAACCGAGTTGTGCTTGAGAAACGGTTCGAAGCGACAGGATTGCGCACCAAACTATATGACCCGCTCAGCCCATCCAAAGCATCCGTGCAGGGGGCCGCCTTAATTCTGGTCGACGAACAAAGCGCCAAAGCGCACACGCAGGATGGAATACCATTCGTTCAGATGTTGCGTGCACAGAACCCAACCGCACCGATCATCTTTTTGACCGCGCCCAATTCGACGACCGTAAAACAGAGCAACAACATCGCCAGCGCTACGCGCGTTTTGCAATTGCCCCTGACCCGAAACACGGTGTTTGAGATCATCAATCAGATAGGCAGCCGGCCCACAGACCCCGTGCCCTTGGTGGCAAAGGTTGGCAATGACACGCCTTTGCTGTTGACCGCATTGGAAAGATCAGACCTTCGACGAATGCGCGTTCTTGCGGCTGAGGACAACAAGACCAACCAGTTGGTCTTTACGAAGCTGCTGAAAGATCTGGACATCGACCTTCACTTTGTCGGCAACGGCATAGAAGCGGTCGAAGCTTTTCTGAGGCTCCAACCCGACATCATCTTCATGGATATCTCGATGCCCGAGGTCGATGGAAAAGAGGCCACACGGCGCATTCGAATGCTTGAACAAGATCAAGGTTTGCCCCGGACCCGCGTTGTCGCACTGACGGCACATGCTTTGACCGGTGACGATCGCGACATCCTTGCACATGGGCTTGATCAGCATTTGACCAAACCGCTGAAAAAACCCGAAATCCTGCACGAAATTCTGACACATTGCCCGGACGACGCACGATGCCCGCTGCCGGGAAGCTGCTGCTAG
- a CDS encoding response regulator has protein sequence MRVLIVETNLELAKLWASHLLRQQIDVECACDAAHAIDLLECQRFDVVVLNAAFDDRKSIALADYVAFRLPQARVVFVTASTFFSDGSIFNLTTNAHACVSADIPSEDLVNVIAFHGAADNR, from the coding sequence ATGAGGGTGCTAATCGTCGAAACCAACCTCGAGCTGGCTAAACTTTGGGCCAGCCACTTGCTGCGGCAACAGATAGATGTTGAATGCGCCTGCGACGCGGCCCACGCTATCGATCTTTTGGAGTGTCAACGTTTTGATGTCGTCGTCCTGAACGCTGCATTTGATGATAGGAAAAGCATTGCGCTTGCCGATTATGTGGCCTTTCGCTTGCCCCAAGCACGCGTGGTCTTTGTGACCGCAAGCACGTTCTTCTCGGACGGGTCAATTTTCAATCTTACCACCAATGCCCATGCCTGTGTGTCGGCAGATATCCCGTCTGAGGATCTGGTCAATGTCATCGCCTTCCACGGGGCCGCAGACAACAGATAG